One genomic segment of Oncorhynchus mykiss isolate Arlee chromosome 10, USDA_OmykA_1.1, whole genome shotgun sequence includes these proteins:
- the LOC110533909 gene encoding protocadherin beta-15 — MGYTGSSVFTFLFRLAFCHCLMRISNGDLSYSIPEEMKHGSVIGNLAKDLGLDAKRLSGRKARLDMDGSRQRYCDINVNTGDLIVSETIDREELCGPKVSCSLKYELVLEKPLELHRITVQIQDINDNSPRFPNARIDLEIRESAYKGARYPLDEPHDSDVGLNGIQSYSLERNAYFILDVQTSSDGGKYGELVLEKELDREQQQEVTLLLTAVDGGTPQRSGTVVIHVTVLDANDNKPVFSQTVYKVRLPENSPTGTVVVAVSASDEDEGANGEVSYEFNRISDKAAKLFSIDKNTGEIKVQGPIDYEENIEYEVRVQAKDGSGLAGNAKVMIEITDLNDNAPVILIKSFNNPIPENVLPGTEVGIIHVQDEDSEGNRQVRCSIQQNVPFKLNPSIKNYYSLITTGELDREIISDYNITITATDEGSPPLSSSMTIHVSVSDVNDNPPVFEEQSYSAYVTENNKPGSSMCSVTARDQDWRQNGTVVYSLLPSGVNGVPVSSFVSINGDTGVIHAVRTFDYEQFRSFKVHVVARDNGSPPLSSNVTVSVFITDENDNSPQILYPAPAGNSLMTEMVPKTTLVGSLVSKVIAVDADSGQNAWLSYLFVKSTDPGLFTIGLHSGEIRAQRDIAESDSMEQNLVISVKDNGKPSLSTTCDVFLLISDNLAEVPELKDMAYEDSSKLTSYLIIALVSVSTFFLTFIILILAVRFCRSRKPRMLFDGAVAIPSAYFPPNYAEVDGAGTLRSSYNYDAYLTTGSRTSDFKFVRSYNDSTLPADQTLTRCPDTLLEGSITTLNTAGEANEVSLHSSEIPPFVCERFRCGRMGYA, encoded by the coding sequence ATGGGGTACACAGGATCTTCGGTTTTTACCTTTTTGTTTCGCCTGGCTTTTTGTCATTGCCTGATGCGCATCAGCAATGGAGACTTGAGCTATTCTATTCCAGAGGAGATGAAACACGGATCTGTGATCGGAAATCTAGCTAAGGATCTGGGGCTGGATGCTAAGAGACTTTCAGGTCGTAAAGCTCGTTTGGATATGGATGGCAGTCGTCAACGTTACTGTGACATCAATGTGAATACCGGAGATTTAATTGTGTCTGAAACAATAGACAGGGAGGAGCTGTGTGGACCGAAGGTTTCTTGTTCTTTAAAATACGAGCTTGTGCTGGAAAAACCTCTTGAATTACATCGCATAACTGTACAAATACAAGACATAAATGACAATTCACCACGGTTTCCCAATGCACGTATTGATCTAGAAATTCGGGAATCTGCTTACAAAGGCGCACGATACCCCTTGGATGAACCTCATGACTCTGACGTAGGATTAAATGGTATTCAAAGCTATTCACTGGAGAGGAATGCCTATTTTATTTTAGACGTTCAAACGAGCTCAGACGGAGGAAAATATGGCGAGTTAGTGTTAGAAAAAGAGCTGGATCGAGAACAACAACAAGAGGTGACGTTGTTACTTACTGCTGTTGATGGTGGGACTCCGCAGAGATCTGGTACTGTAGTTATACACGTCACTGTGTTGGATGCTAACGATAATAAACCAGTGTTTAGCCAGACAGTGTATAAAGTCCGTTTGCCTGAAAATTCTCCAACAGGGACTGTTGTAGTTGCAGTTAGTGCTAGTGATGAAGACGAAGGGGCAAATGGAGAAGTATCATATGAGTTCAATCGTATTTCGGATAAAGCAGCTAAACTGTTTTCCATCGACAAAAATACTGGCGAGATTAAAGTGCAGGGTCCCATAGATTATGAAGAAAATATAGAATACGAAGTGCGTGTCCAGGCTAAAGATGGGTCTGGTTTAGCTGGCAATGCAAAAGTAATGATAGAAATCACTGACCTAAATGACAACGCACCGGTGATATTGATCAAATCCTTTAACAATCCCATCCCTGAGAATGTGTTACCTGGAACAGAGGTGGGGATCATACATGTACAAGATGAAGATTCAGAGGGAAATAGACAGGTCCGCTGCTCCATTCAACAAAATGTTCCTTTCAAATTAAACCCCTCAATCAAAAACTATTATTCTCTGATAACAACAGGTGAACTAGACCGTGAGATAATATCAGATTATAACATAACTATCACCGCCACTGACGAGGGGTCTCCACCTTTATCCTCCTCAATGACTATTCATGTATCTGTGTCAGACGTGAATGACAATCCACCTGTGTTTGAAGAACAATCCTACAGCGCCTATGTGACTGAAAATAACAAGCCTGGCTCCTCAATGTGTTCGGTTACTGCCAGAGACCAAGACTGGAGACAGAATGGCACTGTGGTCTATTCTCTATTGCCTAGTGGTGTCAATGGTGTTCCGGTGTCTTCATTTGTATCCATTAACGGAGACACGGGGGTGATCCATGCTGTGAGAACATTTGATTATGAACAGTTTAGGAGCTTCAAGGTCCACGTTGTAGCCAGAGACAATGGTTCTCCTCCACTCAGCAGTAACGTGACTGTGAGTGTCTTCATAACAGATGAGAATGATAATTCTCCCCAGATATTATACCCTGCTCCAGCAGGGAACTCCTTGATGACTGAGATGGTCCCCAAAACTACTCTGGTGGGGTCCCTGGTTTCCAAGGTAATAGCTGTGGATGCCGACTCTGGACAAAACGCGTGGCTTTCATATCTCTTCGTGAAATCGACTGATCCGGGACTTTTCACTATTGGTCTCCACAGCGGAGAGATCAGGGCACAGCGGGACATTGCTGAATCTGACAGTATGGAGCAGAACCTTGTTATATCAGTGAAAGATAACGggaagccctctctctctacaacctgTGATGTGTTTTTACTCATATCAGATAACTTGGCTGAAGTTCCAGAACTGAAAGACATGGCTTATGAAGATAGTTCCAAATTAACTTCCTATTTGATCATCGCGCTGGTCTCTGTTTCCACCTTTTTCCTGACTTTCATTATTCTCATCCTGGCCGTGAGGTTCTGCCGCAGTAGAAAGCCCAGAATGTTGTTTGATGGAGCAGTCGCCATTCCCAGCGCGTATTTCCCTCCCAACTATGCAGAGGTGGATGGAGCTGGAACTCTCCGTAGTTCTTATAACTATGATGCATACCTGACAACGGGCTCACGCACCAGTGACTTCAAGTTTGTCCGATCTTACAATGACAGCACGCTGCCTGCTGATCAGACACTAACAAGATGTCCAGATACATTATTAGAAGGGAGTATCACCACGCTCAACACTGCAGGAGAGGCGAATGAGGTAAGCCTTCACTCATCTGAGATACCACCGTTTGTATGTGAGCGGTTTCGTTGTGGGAGAATGGGTTATGCATGA
- the LOC110510568 gene encoding protocadherin gamma-A11 has product MGYTGSSVFTLLFRLAFCHCLMRISNGDLSYSIPEEMKRGSVIGNVAKDLGLDAKRLSGRKARLDMDGSRQRYCDINVNTGDLIVAETIDREELCGPKVSCSLKYELVLEKPLELHRITVQIQDINDNSPRFPNAGIDLEIQESAYKGARYPLDEPHDSDIGLNGIQSYSLERNGYFILDVQTSSDGGKYGELVLEKELDREQQQEVTLLLTAVDGGTPQRSGTVVIHVTVLDANDNKPVFSQTVYKVGLPENSPTGTVVVAVSASDEDEGANGEVSYEFNRISDKAAKLFSIDKNTGEIKVQGPIDYEENTEYEVRVQAKDGSGLAGNAKVMIEITDLNDNAPVILIKSFNNPIPENVLPGTEVGILNVQDEDSEGNRQVRCSIQQNVPFKLNPSIKNYYSLITTGELDREIISDYNITITATDEGSPPLSSSMTIHVSVSDVNDNPPVFEEQSYSAYVTENNKPGSSICSVTARDPDWRQNGTVVYSLLPSGVNGVPVSSFLSINGETGVIHAVRTFDHEQFRSFKVHVVARDNGSPPLSSNVTVSVFITDENDNSPQILYPAPAGNSLMTEMVPKTTLAGSLVSKVIAVDADSGQNAWLSYLFVKSTDPGLFTIGLHSGEIRAQRDIAESDSMEQNLVILVKDNGQPSLSTTCDVFLLISDNLAEVPELKDMAYEDSSKLTSYLIIALVSVSTFFLTFIILILAVRFCRSRKPRMLFDGAVTIPSAYFPPNYAEVDGAGTLRSSYNYDAYLTTGSRTSDFKFVRSYNDSTLPADQTLTRCPDTLLEGSITTLNTAGEANEMF; this is encoded by the exons ATGGGGTACACAGGATCTTCGGTTTTTACCTTATTGTTCCGCCTGGCTTTTTGTCATTGCCTAATGCGCATCAGCAATGGAGACTTGAGCTATTCTATTCCAGAGGAGATGAAACGCGGATCTGTGATCGGAAATGTAGCTAAGGATCTGGGGCTGGATGCTAAGAGACTTTCAGGTCGTAAAGCTCGTTTGGATATGGATGGCAGTCGTCAACGTTACTGTGACATCAATGTGAATACCGGAGATTTAATTGTGGCTGAAACAATAGACAGGGAGGAGCTGTGTGGACCGAAGGTTTCTTGTTCTTTAAAATACGAGCTTGTGCTGGAAAAACCTCTTGAATTACATCGCATAACTGTACAAATACAAGATATAAATGACAATTCACCACGGTTTCCCAATGCAGGTATTGATCTAGAAATTCAGGAATCTGCTTACAAAGGCGCACGATACCCCTTGGATGAACCTCATGACTCTGACATAGGATTAAATGGTATTCAAAGCTATTCACTGGAGAGGAATGGCTATTTTATTTTGGACGTTCAAACGAGCTCAGACGGAGGAAAATATGGCGAGTTAGTGTTAGAAAAAGAGCTGGATCGAGAACAACAACAAGAGGTGACGTTGTTACTTACTGCTGTTGATGGTGGGACTCCGCAGAGATCTGGTACTGTAGTTATACACGTCACTGTGTTGGATGCTAACGATAATAAACCAGTGTTTAGCCAGACAGTGTATAAAGTCGGTTTGCCTGAAAATTCTCCAACAGGGACTGTTGTAGTTGCAGTTAGTGCTAGTGATGAAGACGAAGGGGCAAATGGAGAAGTATCATATGAGTTCAATCGTATTTCAGATAAAGCAGCTAAACTGTTTTCCATCGACAAAAATACTGGCGAGATTAAAGTGCAGGGTCCCATAGATTATGAAGAAAATACAGAATACGAAGTGCGTGTCCAGGCTAAAGATGGGTCTGGCTTAGCTGGCAATGCAAAAGTAATGATAGAAATCACTGACCTAAATGACAACGCACCGGTAATATTGATCAAATCCTTTAACAATCCCATCCCCGAGAATGTGTTACCTGGAACAGAGGTGGGGATCCTAAATGTACAAGATGAAGATTCAGAGGGAAATAGACAGGTCCGCTGCTCCATTCAACAAAATGTTCCTTTCAAACTGAACCCCTCAATCAAAAACTATTATTCTCTGATAACAACAGGTGAACTAGACCGTGAGATAATATCAGATTATAACATAACTATCACCGCCACTGACGAGGGGTCTCCACCTTTATCCTCCTCAATGACTATTCATGTATCTGTGTCAGACGTGAATGACAATCCACCTGTGTTTGAAGAACAATCCTACAGCGCCTATGTGACTGAAAATAACAAGCCTGGCTCCTCAATATGTTCGGTTACTGCCAGAGACCCAGACTGGAGACAGAACGGCACTGTGGTCTATTCTCTATTGCCTAGTGGTGTCAATGGTGTTCCGGTGTCTTCATTTTTATCCATCAACGGAGAAACGGGGGTGATCCATGCTGTGAGAACATTTGATCATGAGCAGTTTAGGAGCTTCAAGGTCCACGTTGTAGCCAGAGACAATGGTTCTCCTCCACTCAGCAGTAACGTGACTGTGAGTGTCTTCATAACAGATGAGAATGATAATTCTCCCCAGATATTATACCCTGCTCCAGCAGGGAACTCCTTGATGACTGAGATGGTCCCCAAAACTACTCTGGCGGGGTCCCTGGTTTCCAAGGTAATAGCTGTGGATGCCGACTCTGGACAAAACGCGTGGCTTTCATATCTCTTCGTGAAATCGACTGATCCGGGACTTTTCACTATTGGTCTCCACAGCGGAGAGATCAGGGCACAACGGGACATTGCTGAATCTGACAGTATGGAGCAGAACCTTGTTATATTAGTGAAAGATAACgggcagccctctctctctacaacctgTGATGTGTTTTTACTCATATCAGATAACTTGGCTGAAGTTCCAGAACTGAAAGACATGGCTTATGAAGATAGTTCCAAATTAACTTCCTATTTGATCATCGCGCTGGTCTCTGTTTCCACCTTTTTCCTGACTTTCATTATTCTCATCCTGGCCGTGAGGTTCTGCCGCAGTAGAAAGCCCAGAATGTTGTTTGATGGAGCAGTCACCATTCCCAGCGCGTATTTCCCTCCCAACTATGCAGAGGTGGATGGAGCTGGAACTCTCCGTAGTTCTTATAACTATGATGCATACCTGACAACGGGCTCACGCACCAGTGACTTCAAGTTTGTCAGATCTTACAATGACAGCACTCTGCCTGCTGATCAGACACTAACAAGATGTCCAGATACATTATTAGAAGGGAGTATCACCACGCTCAACACTGCAGGAGAGGCGAATGAG ATGTTCTAA